In Candidatus Goldiibacteriota bacterium, a single window of DNA contains:
- a CDS encoding cyclic beta 1-2 glucan synthetase, producing the protein MPEDEELLSCVTEGIEKLNNKYPGRDGEIFYFFHRNRKWNPREKLWMAYERKRGKLSELNLLLRGNGKDKFSVIKGDVQYLQDVKYVITLDTDTRMPRDAVKNLVSIICHPLNQPVYDESKKRVVSGYGILQPRVESGYPGENPSAFVKIFGGETGIDPYTKAVSDVYQDLFFEGSFIGKGLYDVDAFEKCLKDRLPENLILSHDMLEGCYARCALVTEVELHEKYPTGYLKDVSRRRRWIRGDWQITQWLFSKVPGFDGKKVKNPLSFLSQWKILDNLRRSLVPVSVFMLFLSGWLLLEISWPWTVFIILFSGLPIALKLLYDIGKKPEGITIESHMSALYVSLADRGLQFLLSFVFIVYEAYYNIAAVVTTFWRKFITRRKLLEWNTFAETELAGNMAAFDYIRKMIAAPFTALLCAVSGCIKSDLPAFIIIISWMVSPLIAYIISRPASLRRDVLSLSKKRFLRMCARKTWRFFEEFVTARDNFLPPDNFQEEPLGAAARRTSPTNIGLSLLSNLTAFDFGYISMGAMLDRTKKTLGTMSAMEKYRGHFYNWYSTETLKPLLPLYVSSVDSGNLTGNLLVMRSGLFEMRGEKIISLKIIDGLSDTLDVIKESHKEPVRNMGAAAGETFERVKARINRLGDKLSSVPETLQELHMLLRQLSAECSKMIIDLEFLGLVKTKKWGMAFERQCYHCLEDMVYMAPWIQLPTEIPGMWDKDDDKQKEILNFLREELRHLDTIPVLNDAARLELKLMPVINQILEFNKDNKAETEWLLLLKNAITTAGTRACERIALIEELALSCGEMSNVEYDFLYNKSKHLFHIGYNAGERKTDASCYDLLASESRLASYTAIAQGSVPQEHWFMLGRLLSKRGGDPVLVSWGGSMFEYLMPLLVMPDYEGTLLNRTYKAIVMRQIDYARRNEVPWGISESGYNKVDISMAYQYRSFGVPDSGFKRGLSEDLVIAPYASAMALMVEPEKACENLQLLKDNGFEGEYGFYEAIDYTPARLATDENYAVVKSYMAHHQGMSFLSFAYVLLDRPMQRRFLADPMFKATELLLQEKIPADVPFLYDTEITGPLRQVEEREALLRVFTNPDTPTPEIHLLSNGKYSVMVTNAGAGYSRWKNIAVTRWREDAALDNEGTFVYLRDKQTGDFWSAAHQPTLKKSRNYEAVFSQSRAEFKRRDYNIDTHTEIVVSPEDEAELRRITITNRSRDKRQLEFTSYAEAVLNYPEADQAHSAFSNLFIRTEIIKPYQAIICGRRPRSQDEAYPFILHLMAVHGNSTAPASYETDRGKFIGRGGTPADPAAMHDNGVLSDSEGAVLDPIISIRGSVEIDSQESAVVDYVTAVCGSMEEAKKLIEKYRDRNLADRVFNLSWTHGQVALQQINATEADAQLYGRLAGAIVYANPAWRAAASILKKNLRGQPDLWGYSISGDLPIVLVRVEDPENIDIIDRLVQAHSYWRMKGLRVDLIIWNEDHSVYRDDMSEKINSLISKNGAGMSNQPGGIFLRRADQMSEEDKVLMQAVARIIITDRGGTLAEQIERMSHIRPQRPMLSVVKRFSLEKEDEGIGERKDLEYFNGLGGFTRDGREYVINTAPGKRTPAPWANVLANKNFGTVISESGSAYTWSENAHEFRLTPWKNDPVIDACGEAMYIRDEESGRFWSPTPLPASGKTGYVSRHGFGYSVFQHRENGIESELTVFVSLEHPVKFCVLKIKNYSGRKRSLSVTSYNELVMGTHRDKYHMHIITEVDSKSGAMLAYNHYNKEFPDRVVFLDTSETARFVTGDRNEFLGRNGSMGSPAAMFKDRLSGKTGAGYDPCLSAQVKFEINDNEEKETVFLFGSGKSPDEAREILRRYNGSALVHKELESVWEHWKRSLGVIYVETPDNSVNFLVNGWLQYQVISCRLWGRSGYYQSGGAYGFRDQLQDVMALMHSHPEMIREQLLTFAAHQFVEGDVQHWWHPPSGRGVRTKCSDDYLWLPLVASVYVMEIGDTGVLNEKVRFLHGPQVNPDEESYYGMPGVSERWGTLYEHCVAAVRHALRYGIHGLPLIGSGDWNDGMNLVGKDGKGESVWLAFFLHKVLMSMAQMAKQHGDETFSDECLEEAAKLSKNIDKNAWDGKWYLRAYFDNGEPLGSSLNTECRIDSIPQSWAVISGAADPARAKEAMESVDKLLVDRQGMLIKLFTPPFDKITNNPGYIKGYVPGVRENGGQYTHAAVWSVMAFAGLKDRKRAWELLNLINPIRHSDTAEKSDVYKVEPFIMAADVYGVESNTGRGGWTWYTGSASWMYQLIVKKLLGIQLKVDRLYFEPCLPKEWQSFKVHYRFRETFYHISIQRSAEEDKILSVTVDGNAQQDLSIPLVDDRIEHMVEVVIG; encoded by the coding sequence TCCGGGTACGGAATTCTTCAGCCAAGGGTGGAATCCGGTTATCCCGGGGAAAATCCGTCAGCTTTTGTGAAAATTTTTGGCGGCGAAACGGGAATTGACCCTTATACAAAAGCAGTTTCGGATGTGTATCAGGATCTTTTTTTTGAAGGGTCATTTATAGGTAAAGGGCTTTATGATGTTGACGCTTTTGAAAAGTGCCTAAAAGACCGGCTGCCCGAAAATCTTATTCTTAGCCACGATATGCTTGAAGGGTGTTATGCCCGCTGCGCGCTTGTGACAGAAGTTGAACTTCATGAAAAGTATCCTACAGGATATCTTAAAGACGTAAGCCGCAGGCGGCGCTGGATACGGGGCGACTGGCAGATAACACAATGGCTTTTTTCAAAGGTGCCGGGTTTTGACGGTAAAAAGGTTAAAAACCCGCTGTCTTTTCTGTCGCAGTGGAAGATACTTGATAACTTAAGGCGCAGCCTTGTGCCTGTTTCTGTTTTTATGTTGTTTTTATCCGGCTGGCTGCTGCTTGAAATCTCATGGCCATGGACCGTTTTTATTATATTGTTTTCCGGGCTTCCCATCGCGCTTAAACTTTTGTATGACATAGGAAAAAAACCGGAAGGCATAACGATAGAATCCCATATGTCAGCGCTGTATGTTTCGCTGGCGGACCGCGGTTTGCAGTTTCTGCTTTCTTTTGTTTTTATAGTTTATGAAGCGTATTATAATATCGCTGCGGTAGTTACCACTTTCTGGCGGAAGTTTATAACGCGCAGGAAACTTCTGGAATGGAATACTTTTGCGGAAACGGAACTTGCGGGAAATATGGCCGCGTTTGATTATATAAGGAAAATGATTGCCGCTCCGTTTACGGCGCTGTTATGCGCGGTATCGGGATGCATAAAATCGGACCTGCCGGCGTTTATAATCATTATTTCATGGATGGTTTCACCTTTAATCGCTTATATTATCAGCAGGCCGGCTTCTTTGCGGCGCGATGTATTATCCTTATCTAAGAAACGGTTTTTAAGGATGTGCGCGAGAAAAACCTGGAGATTTTTTGAAGAATTTGTAACCGCCCGCGATAATTTTCTGCCGCCGGATAATTTTCAGGAAGAACCGCTGGGAGCAGCCGCACGCAGGACATCTCCCACAAATATCGGGCTTTCTCTTTTATCCAATCTTACGGCATTTGATTTTGGATACATTTCAATGGGGGCAATGCTTGACAGGACAAAAAAAACACTTGGAACCATGAGCGCGATGGAGAAATACAGGGGCCATTTTTACAATTGGTACAGCACAGAGACTTTAAAACCGCTGCTTCCCTTATATGTCTCTTCTGTTGACAGCGGAAATCTTACAGGCAATTTACTGGTTATGCGCTCCGGCCTTTTTGAAATGCGCGGTGAGAAAATTATATCATTAAAAATAATTGACGGCCTGTCGGATACGCTTGACGTGATTAAAGAAAGTCATAAAGAGCCGGTTAGAAATATGGGCGCCGCAGCCGGAGAAACATTTGAAAGGGTAAAAGCGAGAATCAACAGGCTGGGTGATAAGCTTTCATCTGTGCCTGAAACACTTCAGGAATTACACATGCTTTTACGGCAGTTATCCGCGGAGTGTTCCAAAATGATTATTGATCTGGAATTTTTAGGCCTTGTAAAAACGAAAAAATGGGGTATGGCTTTTGAAAGGCAGTGTTATCACTGCCTTGAAGATATGGTTTATATGGCGCCATGGATACAGCTTCCGACTGAAATTCCGGGGATGTGGGATAAGGATGATGATAAACAGAAAGAAATATTAAATTTTTTAAGGGAAGAATTACGGCATCTTGACACGATACCCGTGCTTAATGACGCGGCACGGCTGGAATTAAAGCTTATGCCTGTGATAAATCAGATACTTGAATTTAATAAAGATAACAAAGCCGAAACAGAGTGGCTGCTGCTGCTTAAAAATGCAATCACAACCGCAGGGACAAGAGCGTGCGAGAGAATAGCCCTGATTGAAGAACTGGCTCTTTCGTGCGGTGAAATGTCAAATGTGGAATATGATTTTCTTTATAATAAGTCCAAGCATTTGTTTCACATAGGATATAACGCGGGCGAGAGAAAAACTGACGCTTCGTGCTATGACCTTCTGGCGTCAGAATCGCGCCTGGCAAGTTATACCGCCATAGCCCAGGGAAGCGTGCCTCAGGAACACTGGTTCATGCTTGGAAGGCTTTTGTCAAAGCGCGGCGGAGATCCTGTACTGGTATCATGGGGGGGGTCCATGTTTGAATATTTGATGCCTCTTCTTGTAATGCCGGATTATGAAGGTACGCTGCTTAACAGGACTTATAAAGCTATAGTAATGAGACAAATAGACTACGCAAGGCGTAATGAAGTGCCGTGGGGTATATCGGAATCCGGGTATAATAAAGTTGACATCTCAATGGCTTATCAGTACCGTTCTTTTGGGGTGCCGGATTCAGGTTTTAAAAGGGGGCTATCGGAAGACCTTGTGATTGCGCCGTATGCGTCTGCCATGGCTTTAATGGTAGAACCCGAAAAGGCCTGTGAGAATCTGCAGCTGCTGAAAGATAATGGATTTGAAGGGGAATACGGTTTTTATGAGGCAATTGATTACACGCCGGCCCGGCTTGCCACGGATGAAAATTACGCGGTTGTAAAATCTTACATGGCGCATCATCAGGGTATGTCGTTTCTGTCTTTTGCTTATGTCCTTTTAGACAGGCCCATGCAGAGGCGCTTTTTGGCAGACCCGATGTTTAAAGCCACAGAACTTCTGCTGCAGGAAAAGATTCCGGCGGATGTGCCTTTTCTTTATGATACGGAGATTACAGGGCCGCTTAGGCAGGTGGAAGAAAGGGAGGCGCTGTTACGCGTTTTTACAAATCCCGATACTCCTACGCCGGAAATACACCTTTTATCAAACGGAAAATACAGCGTTATGGTGACAAATGCCGGCGCCGGATACAGCAGATGGAAAAATATAGCGGTAACAAGATGGCGTGAAGACGCGGCGCTGGATAACGAGGGGACATTTGTATACCTTAGGGATAAGCAGACCGGAGATTTCTGGTCTGCCGCCCATCAGCCTACGCTTAAAAAATCCAGAAATTATGAAGCGGTTTTTTCACAATCACGCGCTGAATTTAAAAGGCGCGATTATAATATAGATACGCATACGGAAATTGTCGTGTCGCCGGAAGACGAGGCGGAACTGCGCAGGATTACCATTACCAACAGGTCGCGTGATAAACGTCAGCTGGAATTTACCAGCTACGCGGAAGCGGTGCTTAATTATCCGGAAGCGGATCAGGCGCACAGCGCTTTCAGTAATCTTTTTATACGGACTGAAATTATAAAGCCGTATCAGGCGATAATCTGCGGCAGAAGGCCGCGGTCTCAGGATGAAGCTTACCCATTTATTTTACACCTTATGGCGGTCCATGGGAATTCCACCGCGCCGGCTTCATATGAGACTGACCGCGGCAAATTTATAGGGCGGGGCGGAACTCCGGCAGATCCCGCGGCAATGCATGATAACGGAGTCCTTTCAGACAGTGAAGGGGCGGTGCTTGACCCGATAATATCCATACGCGGCAGCGTGGAGATTGATTCTCAGGAATCGGCTGTTGTTGATTATGTTACGGCTGTATGCGGCAGCATGGAAGAAGCGAAAAAACTGATAGAAAAATACAGGGACCGCAATCTTGCTGACAGGGTTTTTAATCTGTCCTGGACACATGGGCAGGTGGCGCTGCAGCAGATAAACGCCACGGAAGCGGATGCCCAGCTTTATGGCCGTCTTGCCGGCGCTATTGTATATGCTAATCCGGCGTGGCGAGCGGCGGCAAGCATACTTAAAAAGAACCTAAGGGGTCAGCCGGATTTATGGGGCTACAGCATCTCCGGAGATCTGCCCATAGTGCTTGTGCGGGTGGAGGATCCGGAAAATATAGATATAATAGACCGCCTTGTGCAGGCACATTCATACTGGCGCATGAAAGGGTTAAGGGTTGACCTTATAATCTGGAATGAAGATCATTCGGTTTACAGGGATGACATGAGTGAAAAAATAAACAGCCTGATATCAAAAAACGGCGCCGGTATGTCAAATCAGCCCGGCGGCATATTTTTAAGGCGTGCGGATCAGATGTCAGAAGAAGATAAAGTGCTTATGCAGGCCGTTGCCAGGATAATAATCACGGACAGGGGCGGAACGCTGGCAGAACAGATAGAGCGCATGTCGCACATAAGGCCCCAGCGCCCGATGTTAAGTGTTGTAAAAAGGTTTAGTCTTGAAAAAGAGGATGAAGGCATCGGCGAGCGTAAAGACCTGGAATATTTTAACGGCTTGGGAGGGTTTACCCGTGACGGCAGGGAGTACGTCATAAATACAGCGCCCGGAAAAAGAACACCGGCGCCATGGGCAAATGTATTGGCAAATAAAAATTTTGGCACTGTCATATCGGAAAGCGGAAGCGCTTATACCTGGAGCGAGAATGCCCACGAGTTCCGTCTGACTCCGTGGAAAAACGACCCTGTTATAGACGCCTGCGGGGAAGCAATGTATATCCGTGACGAGGAATCCGGGCGTTTCTGGTCGCCTACACCGCTTCCCGCGTCAGGAAAAACAGGTTATGTGTCAAGGCATGGTTTTGGTTACAGCGTATTTCAGCACAGGGAAAATGGCATAGAATCAGAACTGACAGTTTTTGTTTCGCTGGAACATCCGGTAAAGTTTTGTGTTCTGAAAATTAAAAACTATTCGGGCCGTAAACGAAGCCTGTCAGTCACGTCATATAATGAACTTGTAATGGGGACGCACAGGGATAAATATCATATGCATATAATTACAGAAGTTGATTCAAAAAGCGGAGCGATGCTTGCTTATAACCATTACAATAAAGAATTTCCTGACAGGGTTGTATTTCTTGATACAAGTGAGACCGCCCGTTTTGTTACCGGCGACAGGAATGAATTTCTTGGAAGAAACGGGTCTATGGGCTCTCCGGCTGCGATGTTTAAAGACAGGCTGTCGGGTAAAACCGGCGCCGGATATGACCCGTGTTTAAGCGCTCAGGTTAAATTTGAAATAAATGATAACGAAGAAAAAGAAACGGTATTTTTGTTTGGTTCAGGTAAAAGCCCTGACGAAGCGCGTGAAATACTTCGGCGTTACAACGGTTCGGCATTAGTACATAAAGAACTTGAGAGTGTCTGGGAACACTGGAAAAGAAGCCTTGGCGTAATTTATGTTGAGACGCCGGATAATTCAGTTAACTTTCTTGTGAACGGCTGGCTGCAGTATCAGGTAATAAGCTGCCGTTTGTGGGGGCGCAGCGGTTATTATCAGTCCGGCGGCGCGTATGGTTTCAGGGATCAGCTGCAGGATGTCATGGCGCTTATGCATTCACATCCGGAAATGATAAGGGAACAGCTGCTTACTTTTGCCGCTCATCAATTTGTAGAAGGCGATGTGCAGCACTGGTGGCATCCGCCGTCAGGAAGGGGCGTCAGAACAAAGTGTTCTGATGATTATTTATGGCTGCCTTTGGTTGCTTCTGTATATGTTATGGAAATCGGAGATACGGGAGTATTAAATGAAAAAGTGCGTTTTCTGCATGGGCCGCAGGTAAATCCCGATGAAGAGTCGTATTACGGAATGCCCGGGGTATCAGAAAGATGGGGAACTCTTTATGAACATTGTGTTGCGGCAGTCAGGCACGCTTTAAGATACGGAATACACGGGCTTCCGCTTATTGGCAGCGGAGACTGGAATGATGGTATGAATCTGGTTGGTAAAGACGGAAAAGGCGAAAGTGTCTGGCTGGCATTCTTTCTGCATAAGGTACTTATGTCTATGGCGCAAATGGCAAAGCAGCACGGAGATGAAACTTTTTCCGATGAATGCCTTGAAGAAGCCGCAAAGCTTTCTAAAAATATAGATAAAAACGCGTGGGATGGAAAGTGGTATCTGCGGGCTTATTTTGACAATGGAGAGCCGCTGGGTTCTTCGTTAAATACAGAGTGCCGTATAGATTCTATTCCGCAGTCATGGGCCGTTATTTCCGGTGCGGCAGATCCGGCAAGGGCAAAAGAAGCAATGGAAAGCGTGGATAAACTGCTTGTTGACAGGCAGGGTATGCTGATAAAACTTTTTACCCCGCCTTTTGATAAAATTACGAATAATCCGGGTTATATAAAGGGGTATGTGCCGGGCGTAAGGGAAAACGGCGGACAGTATACACACGCGGCTGTCTGGTCTGTAATGGCATTTGCCGGGTTAAAAGACAGAAAACGGGCGTGGGAACTGTTGAACTTAATAAACCCCATCAGACACAGCGATACGGCGGAAAAATCTGATGTATATAAGGTGGAACCGTTTATTATGGCCGCTGATGTGTACGGTGTTGAATCCAACACAGGCCGCGGCGGCTGGACATGGTATACAGGTTCTGCTTCGTGGATGTATCAGCTTATTGTCAAAAAACTGCTGGGAATTCAGCTAAAAGTAGACCGGCTGTATTTTGAACCGTGCCTTCCAAAAGAATGGCAGTCGTTTAAGGTTCATTACCGCTTTCGGGAAACTTTTTATCACATATCAATTCAAAGGTCAGCGGAAGAAGATAAAATATTATCGGTAACTGTTGACGGCAACGCGCAGCAGGATTTATCCATCCCGCTTGTTGACGACAGAATAGAACATATGGTGGAAGTGGTTATTGGATAA
- a CDS encoding four helix bundle protein, whose amino-acid sequence MGLDNNKIILPHGGYQKLKSFQMSEIVYDATVKFCERFVSKFSRTTDQMIQAARSGRQNIAEGSMASGISKETEIKLVGVARASLEELLLDYQDYLRQNGLKLWNKDNSSAIEIRRLGSLPDRSYMTYRTYVEQSTPETAANTIICLIHQTNYLLDRQLRQLEEAFVKQGGLRERMYQARQKERQK is encoded by the coding sequence ATGGGATTAGATAATAATAAAATCATACTTCCCCACGGCGGGTATCAGAAGCTAAAGTCATTCCAGATGTCCGAAATAGTATACGATGCAACCGTAAAGTTCTGTGAAAGATTTGTCAGTAAGTTTTCACGGACAACAGACCAAATGATTCAGGCGGCAAGAAGCGGCAGACAGAACATTGCCGAAGGCAGCATGGCGTCAGGGATTTCAAAAGAGACCGAAATTAAACTGGTTGGCGTAGCCAGGGCAAGCCTTGAAGAACTGCTGCTTGATTACCAGGATTACTTAAGGCAGAACGGGCTAAAGCTGTGGAATAAAGATAATAGCAGTGCAATTGAAATACGCAGGCTGGGAAGCCTGCCGGATAGGTCCTATATGACATATAGGACCTATGTAGAGCAGTCAACACCAGAAACCGCAGCCAACACCATCATCTGCCTTATCCACCAGACTAACTACCTTCTTGACCGACAATTAAGGCAATTAGAAGAAGCCTTTGTTAAACAAGGAGGCCTGCGGGAAAGAATGTATCAGGCAAGGCAAAAAGAACGGCAGAAATGA
- a CDS encoding YifB family Mg chelatase-like AAA ATPase — MLSKVKSASILGIDAYEVEVETDMTFGIPGFSIVGLPDTSVKESKDRVKSAITNSMIEFPPNQKITLNLSPADRKKEGPSFDLPIAIGILAASGTLNTAKLESYMITGELSLDGSINSVKGALSMSLLAKNLGYKGIIVPFANADEAAVVEGIDVLAVKHFRQVFDFLNGEITLDAHTIDITEVFSRASVYHIDFSEVKGQQHVKRSMEIAAAGGHNIILIGPPGSGKTMLARRFPTILPEMNLTEAIETTKIHSVSGYMREKTALIATRPFRSPHHTISDAGLIGGGAVPRPGEVSLSHNGVLFLDELPEFNRNVLEVLRQPLEDGHVTISRAAISITYPARFVLFAAMNPCPCGYSTHPTKSCSCTPAQREKYMSKISGPLLDRIDIHVEVPVVEYNELASKAEAESSASIRQRVNTARKAQEKRFEKSGVFFNAHMGPRHTRRFCQLDTESQALLKTAIENLGLSARAYDRVLKVSRTIADLEGAEDITSTHIAEAIQYRSLDREHWKAGV; from the coding sequence GTGTTAAGCAAAGTTAAATCCGCATCTATTTTAGGCATTGACGCTTATGAAGTGGAAGTAGAAACAGATATGACCTTCGGTATTCCGGGTTTTTCAATCGTCGGCCTTCCCGATACTTCCGTCAAAGAAAGCAAAGACAGGGTGAAGTCTGCTATTACCAATTCCATGATAGAGTTTCCGCCTAACCAGAAAATAACCCTTAATCTATCCCCTGCTGACCGAAAAAAAGAAGGGCCTTCATTTGACCTGCCCATAGCCATAGGCATTTTAGCCGCCAGCGGCACCTTAAACACGGCTAAACTTGAAAGTTACATGATAACCGGCGAACTGTCGCTTGACGGCTCTATAAACTCCGTTAAGGGCGCTTTATCTATGTCTTTGCTTGCAAAGAACCTTGGCTATAAAGGCATTATAGTGCCCTTTGCCAACGCCGACGAAGCCGCTGTGGTGGAAGGTATTGATGTACTTGCGGTAAAACACTTCAGACAGGTATTTGACTTTTTAAACGGGGAAATTACCCTTGACGCTCATACAATTGACATCACAGAGGTTTTTTCCAGGGCTTCAGTTTATCACATTGATTTTTCAGAGGTTAAGGGCCAGCAGCATGTTAAAAGATCTATGGAAATAGCTGCTGCCGGAGGGCATAACATAATTTTAATCGGGCCGCCCGGTTCCGGCAAAACAATGCTTGCCCGCAGGTTCCCCACTATCCTGCCGGAAATGAATTTAACCGAAGCAATTGAAACCACTAAAATACACAGCGTGTCGGGATACATGCGCGAAAAAACCGCGCTTATCGCAACACGCCCTTTCCGTTCGCCGCACCATACAATTTCTGACGCGGGGTTAATAGGCGGCGGCGCGGTGCCGCGTCCCGGCGAAGTGTCACTTTCACACAACGGGGTTTTATTTCTGGACGAACTGCCGGAATTTAACAGAAACGTTCTGGAAGTTTTAAGGCAGCCGTTAGAAGACGGGCATGTGACAATTTCACGCGCGGCTATTTCAATTACTTATCCGGCAAGATTTGTATTATTTGCCGCAATGAACCCCTGCCCCTGCGGATATTCCACGCACCCTACCAAAAGCTGTTCGTGTACGCCGGCTCAGCGCGAGAAATATATGTCTAAAATATCCGGCCCGCTTCTGGACAGAATTGACATTCATGTGGAAGTCCCGGTAGTGGAATATAACGAGCTGGCGTCAAAAGCAGAGGCGGAATCATCCGCTTCAATACGGCAGCGCGTGAACACCGCGCGCAAAGCACAGGAAAAAAGGTTTGAAAAGTCAGGAGTCTTCTTTAACGCCCACATGGGGCCAAGGCATACAAGAAGATTCTGCCAGCTTGACACAGAGTCGCAGGCATTATTAAAAACAGCCATAGAAAATTTAGGTTTATCCGCCCGCGCTTATGACCGCGTCCTGAAAGTGTCCCGCACAATTGCGGATTTAGAGGGCGCGGAAGATATTACATCCACACATATCGCGGAGGCAATTCAATACAGAAGCCTGGACAGAGAGCATTGGAAAGCCGGGGTGTAA
- a CDS encoding cyclic nucleotide-binding domain-containing protein: MGTADFLSGTKGFKDLSRQDIDALNTVCAEEIFKPNDTIFPEEGPGDKMYILKTGSVKITKKIKGQENTIAVLNPGEFFGEMALLDGMPRSAAAKTAGDSVVISISRDQYLTLRQKFPQTALKIIDILVRVLSNRLRQANKNLEVISFWIE; encoded by the coding sequence ATGGGAACAGCTGATTTTCTGTCAGGAACAAAAGGCTTTAAGGATTTAAGCAGGCAGGATATAGACGCTTTAAACACGGTATGCGCCGAAGAAATTTTCAAACCAAATGACACCATTTTTCCGGAAGAAGGCCCCGGGGATAAAATGTACATCTTAAAAACCGGTTCGGTAAAAATAACCAAAAAAATCAAAGGCCAGGAAAATACAATTGCGGTTCTTAATCCCGGGGAATTTTTCGGCGAGATGGCGCTTTTGGACGGAATGCCCCGTTCTGCCGCGGCAAAAACAGCGGGCGATTCCGTGGTGATTTCTATTTCACGCGATCAATACCTGACTCTTAGGCAGAAATTCCCGCAGACAGCATTAAAAATAATTGATATTCTTGTGCGTGTTTTAAGCAATAGATTACGCCAGGCAAACAAAAATCTGGAAGTAATATCTTTCTGGATAGAATAA
- a CDS encoding tetratricopeptide repeat protein gives MALFKSEEEKKQEYLKKGLEYENKNENDKAIKEFEKILKMDPADEDALFNLGFIFSDMRQYKNAYAIFKKLINTNPKHTEAYNSLGLLFARQGKYSDSLFVYQKGIENNPDAALLYNNVGNLLYDMGRYADALTNFKKAGDLNPAYSERLYHLGIDSFIKGGEMDDAIKKLEEAAKKNMNKAKTMHDLGMAYLEQHMYDKAVASFNQALAIDNNYISAYINLGYAYQHKENYILAIKALERAAYLNPKNAKLYNTIGLLYDKMENPDTAVKAYKKAVELDPAYSNAHYMLAQIYQNRGNTDKAIAEFTTQIRIQESGAIVDDCISRIADLKNVAVEEVQKLFSRYIKPQEEKKEIKTPPEVKAAVVPPVSAPVINTPAETEEDRSDYMKKLGEKIKQEQAARMAAETAPILQSAPVVLPPVNTYDFQVIDSGPQIVELPTFEESAQVNNSFMPEPSIQVISLEGPSIFETPKPPASAPAQNNTYFPPEAYRETIIKAVGSDAPLPTDSMPEFNEAAVTNRQMPVKPAAPAKPPAPKKDDTPPPPKITRSFY, from the coding sequence ATGGCGCTTTTTAAATCCGAAGAAGAAAAAAAACAGGAATATCTGAAAAAAGGCCTTGAGTATGAAAACAAAAACGAAAATGACAAGGCAATAAAAGAATTTGAAAAAATTCTTAAAATGGATCCGGCTGATGAAGACGCCCTTTTTAACCTGGGTTTTATATTTTCCGATATGCGCCAGTATAAAAACGCCTATGCTATTTTTAAAAAACTTATAAATACCAATCCCAAACATACAGAAGCCTATAACAGCCTTGGCCTTTTATTCGCGCGCCAGGGCAAATACAGCGATTCCCTGTTTGTATATCAGAAAGGAATTGAAAACAACCCTGATGCCGCCCTGCTATATAATAATGTAGGCAACCTGCTGTATGATATGGGGCGTTACGCGGACGCGCTTACAAACTTTAAAAAAGCCGGCGACCTTAATCCGGCTTACAGCGAAAGGCTTTATCACCTTGGAATTGACTCCTTTATTAAAGGCGGCGAAATGGATGATGCCATAAAGAAGCTTGAAGAAGCCGCAAAGAAAAATATGAATAAAGCAAAGACAATGCACGACCTCGGAATGGCTTATCTTGAGCAGCATATGTATGACAAAGCCGTTGCTTCTTTTAATCAGGCCCTTGCCATTGACAATAACTACATTAGCGCCTATATTAACCTTGGTTATGCATACCAGCACAAAGAAAATTATATTCTTGCCATTAAAGCCCTTGAACGCGCCGCGTATCTTAATCCCAAAAACGCCAAACTTTACAATACTATCGGGCTTCTGTATGACAAAATGGAAAATCCGGACACTGCTGTAAAAGCTTACAAAAAAGCCGTGGAACTTGACCCTGCTTATTCCAACGCGCACTATATGCTTGCCCAGATTTATCAGAACAGGGGCAATACGGATAAGGCAATAGCTGAATTTACCACGCAAATACGCATTCAGGAATCCGGCGCGATCGTGGATGACTGCATTTCGCGAATTGCGGATTTAAAAAATGTGGCTGTTGAAGAAGTGCAGAAACTTTTCAGCAGATATATAAAACCGCAGGAAGAAAAAAAGGAAATTAAAACACCGCCGGAGGTTAAGGCAGCTGTTGTGCCGCCTGTGTCTGCGCCGGTTATTAACACCCCTGCCGAAACAGAAGAAGACAGAAGCGATTATATGAAAAAACTTGGCGAGAAAATAAAACAGGAACAGGCCGCCCGCATGGCGGCGGAAACAGCGCCTATTCTACAGAGCGCGCCTGTCGTTTTACCCCCTGTTAATACTTATGACTTTCAGGTAATTGACAGCGGACCGCAGATCGTGGAACTTCCCACTTTTGAAGAGTCCGCACAGGTTAATAACAGTTTTATGCCGGAACCATCAATCCAGGTCATCTCGCTTGAAGGGCCTTCAATATTTGAAACACCCAAACCCCCTGCTTCAGCGCCCGCGCAGAATAACACTTACTTTCCTCCGGAAGCTTACAGGGAAACAATTATAAAAGCCGTGGGATCTGACGCGCCTTTACCCACTGATTCCATGCCCGAATTTAACGAAGCCGCGGTCACAAACCGGCAGATGCCTGTCAAACCGGCAGCACCCGCAAAACCGCCTGCACCAAAAAAAGACGACACTCCCCCGCCGCCCAAAATCACACGCAGTTTCTACTGA